A stretch of Primulina tabacum isolate GXHZ01 chromosome 13, ASM2559414v2, whole genome shotgun sequence DNA encodes these proteins:
- the LOC142521927 gene encoding uncharacterized protein LOC142521927, whose amino-acid sequence MATAKKATTRHSSHPEQQREQPQEEERREEERESSAGSKSPTVAEELRELRKKVKILEAQVGSKDNVHIVKGCPFSDIIVREPLPEHFKSAKIKDCDGSSDPEEHLSRFKNMAMLHCYGDQIKCKVFLTTLVDSAQRWFEGLTPQSINCFEDFQKVFLHQLSSSKKYKKTAFSLFEVKQRQDETLRAYLKRFNRVALDVPTCAPETKTSAFMQGLWEGDFFRSLTKKLPGNFEDILSRA is encoded by the coding sequence ATGGCTACGGCAAAGAAGGCCACCACTCGTCATTCCAGTCATCCCGAGCAGCAACGTGAGCAGCCGCAAGAGGAAGAGAGAAGGGAGGAGGAGAGGGAATCAAGTGCGGGTTCTAAGTCCCCCACTGTTGCGGAAGAATTAAGGGAATTGAGGAAGAAAGTAAAGATATTGGAGGCACAGGTTGGTTCTAAGGACAATGTTCATATTGTCAAAGGTTGCCCGTTCTCAGATATCATTGTCCGGGAACCATTACCCGAGCATTTCAAGTCAGCTAAAATCAAGGACTGTGATGGGAGTTCCGATCCCGAGGAACACCTCTCTCGTTTCAAAAACATGGCCATGTTGCATTGTTATGGAGACCAAATTAAATGTAAAGTGTTCCTCACCACCTTAGTGGACTCCGCACAAAGATGGTTTGAAGGGTTGACGCCACAAAGCATCAattgctttgaagatttccaAAAGGTATTCTTGCATCAATTAAGCAGCAGCAAGAAGTACAAGAAGACTGCTTTCAGTTTATTTGAGGTAAAGCAGAGGCAAGATGAAACCCTAAGGGCGTATCTTAAAAGATTCAACCGAGTGGCCCTGGATGTGCCGACCTGTGCACCCGAGACGAAGACTTCAGCGTTCATGCAAGGGCTATGGGAAGGGGATTTTTTCCGATCCTTAACTAAGAAATTGCCTGGGAACTTCGAAGATATCTTATCCCGAGCATAG